In Escherichia ruysiae, a genomic segment contains:
- the glnB gene encoding nitrogen regulatory protein P-II, whose translation MKKIDAIIKPFKLDDVREALAEVGITGMTVTEVKGFGRQKGHTELYRGAEYMVDFLPKVKIEIVVPDDIVDTCVDTIIRTAQTGKIGDGKIFVFDVARVIRIRTGEEDDAAI comes from the coding sequence ATGAAAAAGATTGATGCGATTATTAAACCCTTCAAGCTGGACGATGTCCGCGAGGCACTGGCTGAAGTCGGCATTACCGGCATGACGGTCACCGAGGTGAAAGGTTTTGGCCGCCAGAAAGGCCATACCGAGCTGTATCGCGGCGCGGAATATATGGTGGATTTTCTGCCGAAGGTGAAAATTGAGATTGTCGTACCAGACGACATTGTCGATACCTGTGTAGATACCATTATTCGCACTGCGCAAACCGGCAAAATCGGTGACGGTAAAATTTTCGTCTTTGACGTGGCACGGGTTATTCGTATCCGTACCGGTGAAGAGGACGACGCGGCGATTTAA
- the qseE gene encoding two component system sensor histidine kinase QseE/GlrK, whose product MKRWPVFPRSLRQLVMLAFLLILLPLLVLAWQAWQSLNALSDQAALVNRTTLIDARRSEAMTNAALEMERSYRQYCVLDDPTLAKVYQSQRKRYSEMLDAHAGVLPDDKLYQALRQDLNNLAQLQCNNSGPDAAAAARLEAFANANTEMVQATRTVVFSRGQQLQREIAERGQYFGWQSLVLFLVSLVMVLLFTRMIIGPVKNIERMINRLGEGRSLGNSVSFSGPSELRSVGQRILWLSERLSWLESQRHQFLRHLSHELKTPLASMREGTELLADQVVGPLTPEQKEVVSILDSSSRNLQKLIEQLLDYNRKQADGAVELENVELAPLVEMVVSAHSLPARAKMMHTDVDLKATTCLAAPMLLMSVLDNLYSNAVHYGAESGNICLRSSLHGARVYIDVINTGTPIPQEERAMIFEPFFQGSHQRKGAVKGSGLGLSIARDCIRRMQGELYLVDESGQDVCFRIELPSSKNTK is encoded by the coding sequence TTGAAACGCTGGCCCGTTTTTCCCCGCTCATTACGACAACTGGTAATGCTGGCATTCTTGCTCATTTTGCTCCCTCTGTTGGTACTGGCATGGCAAGCCTGGCAAAGCCTGAATGCGCTTAGCGATCAGGCGGCGCTGGTTAACCGCACTACGCTTATCGATGCCCGGCGCAGTGAAGCGATGACCAACGCGGCGCTGGAGATGGAGCGTAGCTACCGTCAGTATTGCGTGCTGGACGACCCTACGCTTGCGAAGGTTTATCAAAGCCAGCGCAAGCGTTACAGCGAAATGCTCGATGCCCACGCAGGTGTGCTGCCGGACGATAAACTTTACCAGGCATTGCGTCAGGATTTGAATAATCTGGCTCAACTTCAGTGTAACAACAGCGGTCCTGATGCTGCCGCCGCCGCGCGTCTGGAAGCCTTCGCCAATGCCAATACCGAAATGGTACAAGCCACTCGCACTGTGGTGTTCTCTCGCGGGCAGCAGTTACAACGCGAAATCGCCGAACGTGGGCAATATTTTGGTTGGCAGTCGCTGGTGCTATTTCTGGTGAGTCTGGTGATGGTGTTGCTTTTCACGCGGATGATTATCGGCCCGGTGAAAAATATTGAACGGATGATCAACCGTCTGGGGGAGGGGCGCTCACTGGGCAATAGCGTTTCGTTCAGTGGACCGAGTGAATTACGCTCGGTTGGGCAACGTATTCTTTGGTTAAGCGAGCGCCTGTCATGGCTGGAATCCCAGCGGCACCAGTTCTTACGTCATTTATCTCATGAATTAAAAACGCCGCTGGCGAGTATGCGCGAGGGCACGGAATTACTGGCTGACCAGGTTGTCGGGCCGCTTACGCCAGAGCAAAAAGAGGTGGTGAGCATTCTTGATAGCAGTAGCCGCAATTTGCAAAAACTGATCGAACAACTGCTTGATTACAACCGTAAACAGGCGGACGGCGCGGTGGAGCTGGAGAACGTAGAGCTGGCACCGCTGGTAGAGATGGTGGTTTCCGCTCACAGCTTGCCAGCACGGGCTAAAATGATGCATACCGACGTCGATCTCAAAGCAACAACTTGCCTGGCGGCGCCAATGTTGCTGATGAGCGTACTGGATAATCTTTACTCCAATGCGGTGCACTACGGGGCTGAATCCGGTAACATTTGCCTTCGCAGTAGTTTACATGGTGCGCGGGTTTATATTGATGTCATCAATACAGGCACGCCCATTCCGCAAGAGGAGCGCGCCATGATCTTCGAACCCTTTTTTCAGGGAAGCCACCAGCGAAAAGGGGCGGTGAAGGGCAGCGGTCTGGGATTAAGCATTGCCAGGGATTGTATTCGCCGTATGCAGGGGGAACTGTATCTGGTCGACGAGAGCGGGCAAGATGTTTGTTTCCGCATTGAATTACCGTCGTCGAAAAACACGAAATAA
- a CDS encoding ROK family protein, giving the protein MRACINNQQIRHHNKCVILELLYRQKRANKSTLARLAQISIPAVSNILQELENEKRVVNIDDESQTRGHSSGTWLIAPDGDWTLCLNVTPTSIECQVANACLSPKGVFEYLQIDAPTPQALLSEIEKCWHRHRKLWPGRTINLALAIHGQVDPVTGVSQTMPQAPWTTPVEVKYLLEEKLGIRVMVDNDCVMLALAEKWQNNSQGRDFCVINVDYGIGSSFVINEQIYRGSLYGSGQIGHTIVNPDGVACDCGRYGCLETVASLSAFKKQARVWLKSQPVNTQLDPEKLTTAQLIAAWQSGEPWVTSWVDRSANAIGLSLYNFLNILNINQIWLYGRSCAFGENWLNTIIRQTGFNPFDRDEGPSVKATQIGFGQLSRAQQVLGIGYLYVEAQLRQI; this is encoded by the coding sequence ATGAGAGCCTGCATTAACAATCAACAGATCCGCCACCATAACAAATGCGTGATTCTGGAACTGCTGTACCGGCAAAAACGCGCCAATAAATCGACGCTCGCCCGGCTGGCGCAAATTTCGATTCCGGCGGTCAGTAACATTTTGCAGGAGCTGGAAAACGAAAAGCGGGTGGTGAATATCGACGATGAAAGCCAGACGCGCGGGCATAGTAGCGGCACATGGCTGATTGCGCCGGATGGCGACTGGACGCTGTGCCTGAACGTTACGCCCACCAGCATTGAGTGCCAGGTCGCTAATGCCTGTTTAAGTCCGAAAGGTGTATTTGAATATTTACAGATTGATGCACCGACGCCGCAGGCTCTGCTGTCCGAAATCGAAAAATGCTGGCATCGCCACCGTAAATTGTGGCCGGGTCGTACCATCAATCTGGCGCTGGCAATCCACGGTCAGGTTGATCCAGTGACCGGTGTGTCGCAAACCATGCCGCAAGCGCCGTGGACTACGCCGGTTGAGGTGAAGTATCTGCTGGAAGAGAAGCTCGGCATTCGGGTGATGGTCGATAATGACTGTGTGATGCTGGCGCTGGCGGAGAAATGGCAAAATAATTCGCAGGGACGGGATTTCTGCGTAATCAACGTTGATTACGGCATTGGCTCGTCGTTCGTGATTAACGAGCAAATTTATCGCGGCAGTCTGTATGGCAGCGGACAGATTGGTCACACCATCGTTAACCCGGATGGCGTCGCCTGCGACTGCGGGCGTTATGGCTGTCTGGAAACCGTCGCCTCGTTAAGCGCATTTAAAAAGCAGGCGCGGGTATGGCTAAAATCACAACCGGTTAATACTCAGCTTGATCCCGAAAAACTGACTACCGCGCAATTAATCGCTGCCTGGCAGAGCGGAGAACCGTGGGTCACCAGTTGGGTTGACCGCTCTGCCAACGCTATAGGATTGAGTCTGTATAACTTCCTCAACATCCTCAATATTAATCAGATTTGGTTGTATGGTCGCAGTTGCGCCTTTGGCGAGAACTGGCTTAATACCATAATTCGCCAGACGGGATTTAACCCGTTCGACCGCGACGAAGGGCCGAGCGTAAAAGCGACACAGATTGGCTTCGGGCAATTAAGCCGCGCACAACAGGTGCTGGGGATTGGCTATTTGTATGTTGAGGCGCAGTTACGACAGATTTGA
- the glrR gene encoding two-component system response regulator GlrR: MSHKPAHLLLVDDDPGLLKLLGLRLTSEGYSVVTAESGAEGLRVLNREKVDLVISDLRMDEMDGMQLFAEIQKVQPGMPVIILTAHGSIPDAVAATQQGVFSFLTKPVDKDALYQAIDDALEQSAPATDERWSEAIVTRSPLMLRLLEQARLVAQSDVSVLINGQSGTGKEIFAQAIHNASPRNSKPFIAINCGALPEQLLESELFGHARGAFTGAVSNREGLFQAAEGGTLFLDEIGDMPAPLQVKLLRVLQERKVRPLGSNRDIDIDVRIISATHRDLPKAMARGEFREDLYYRLNVVSLKIPALAERTEDIPLLANHLLRQAAERHKPFVRAFSTDAMKRLMTASWPGNVRQLVNVIEQCVALTSSPVISDALVEQALEGENTALPTFVEARNQFELNYLRKLLQITKGNVTHAARMAGRNRTEFYKLLSRHELDANDFKE; the protein is encoded by the coding sequence ATGAGCCATAAACCTGCGCATTTATTATTGGTCGATGACGATCCGGGATTGCTGAAACTGCTTGGCCTGCGCTTGACCAGCGAAGGCTACAGCGTGGTCACGGCGGAAAGTGGCGCTGAAGGATTACGGGTACTGAATCGCGAAAAAGTAGATTTAGTCATCAGCGACCTGCGGATGGATGAAATGGACGGTATGCAACTGTTTGCTGAAATCCAGAAAGTGCAGCCGGGAATGCCAGTAATTATTCTTACCGCGCATGGTTCCATTCCCGATGCCGTTGCCGCGACACAGCAGGGCGTGTTCAGTTTCCTCACCAAACCTGTTGATAAAGACGCGTTGTATCAGGCAATTGACGATGCACTGGAACAATCCGCGCCAGCCACAGACGAACGCTGGAGTGAGGCGATTGTTACCCGCAGTCCACTGATGTTGCGTTTGCTGGAACAGGCGCGGCTGGTGGCGCAATCAGATGTTAGCGTTTTGATTAACGGTCAGAGCGGCACCGGGAAAGAGATTTTCGCCCAGGCTATCCACAACGCCAGCCCGCGCAACAGCAAACCATTTATTGCTATTAACTGTGGCGCATTGCCCGAGCAGTTGCTGGAGTCGGAGCTGTTTGGTCATGCACGCGGCGCGTTTACCGGCGCTGTCAGCAATCGCGAGGGCTTATTCCAGGCGGCGGAAGGCGGTACGTTATTTCTCGATGAGATTGGCGATATGCCCGCGCCTTTGCAGGTCAAACTGCTGCGCGTGTTGCAGGAGCGCAAAGTACGCCCGCTGGGCAGCAACCGCGATATTGATATCGACGTGCGGATTATTTCCGCCACTCACCGCGACCTGCCAAAAGCGATGGCGCGCGGGGAGTTCCGCGAAGATCTCTATTACCGCCTCAACGTTGTCAGCCTGAAAATTCCGGCACTGGCGGAGCGCACGGAAGATATTCCGCTACTGGCAAATCACTTGTTGCGCCAGGCGGCAGAGCGACATAAACCCTTTGTCCGCGCGTTCTCCACTGATGCAATGAAACGCCTGATGACCGCGAGCTGGCCAGGCAATGTGCGTCAGTTGGTCAACGTGATTGAACAGTGCGTGGCGCTGACCTCATCCCCGGTAATTAGTGATGCGCTGGTGGAACAGGCGCTGGAGGGCGAAAACACGGCGCTGCCCACCTTTGTTGAGGCGCGTAATCAGTTTGAACTCAACTATTTGCGCAAGCTGCTGCAAATCACTAAAGGCAACGTCACCCACGCGGCGAGAATGGCGGGGCGCAACCGGACAGAATTTTATAAACTGCTTTCCCGACACGAGCTGGATGCAAACGATTTCAAGGAATGA
- the qseG gene encoding two-component system QseEF-associated lipoprotein QseG, which produces MRHIFQRLLPRRLWLAGLPCLALLGCVQSHDKPAIDTSAQEKIPVYQLADYLSTECSDIWALQGKSTETNPLYWLRAMDCANRLMPAQSRQQARKYGDGSWQNTFKQGILLADAKITPYERRQMVARIDALSTEIPAQVRPLYQLWRDDQALQLQLAQERQRYSKLQQSSDSELDTLRQQHHFLQQQLELTTRKLENLTDIERQLSTRKPTGNFAPDTPHESETPAPSTSEVTPDEP; this is translated from the coding sequence ATGCGACACATTTTTCAACGATTATTGCCCCGACGGCTGTGGCTGGCGGGGTTGCCTTGTCTGGCGTTGCTGGGTTGTGTGCAGAGTCACGATAAGCCAGCCATAGATACGTCAGCACAAGAAAAAATTCCGGTTTATCAACTGGCTGATTATCTTTCTACCGAATGTAGCGACATCTGGGCGCTGCAAGGTAAATCAACCGAAACTAATCCTCTTTACTGGCTACGGGCGATGGATTGCGCCAACCGTTTAATGCCAGCGCAGTCGCGCCAGCAAGCCCGTAAGTATGGCGATGGCAGCTGGCAAAATACCTTTAAACAGGGGATTTTGCTGGCCGACGCTAAAATCACGCCGTATGAGCGTCGCCAGATGGTCGCGCGCATAGACGCGTTAAGCACCGAGATCCCGGCGCAGGTTCGCCCGCTGTATCAACTCTGGCGCGACGATCAGGCGTTACAATTGCAACTGGCACAAGAGCGCCAACGCTACAGTAAACTCCAGCAGTCCAGCGACAGCGAGCTGGATACTTTGCGCCAGCAGCATCACTTTCTACAGCAACAACTGGAACTCACCACTCGCAAGCTGGAAAACCTGACCGATATTGAACGTCAGCTCTCGACCCGCAAACCGACCGGAAATTTCGCGCCGGACACACCGCACGAGAGCGAAACGCCCGCACCATCTACCAGTGAGGTCACCCCTGATGAGCCATAA
- the glyA gene encoding serine hydroxymethyltransferase, which yields MLKREMNIADYDAELWQAMEQEKVRQEEHIELIASENYTSPRVMQAQGSQLTNKYAEGYPGKRYYGGCEYVDIVEQLAIDRAKELFGADYANVQPHSGSQANFAVYTALLEPGDTVLGMNLAHGGHLTHGSPVNFSGKLYNIVPYGIDATGHIDYADLEKQAKEHKPKMIIGGFSAYSGVVDWAKMREIADSIGAYLFVDMAHVAGLVAAGVYPNPVPHAHVVTTTTHKTLAGPRGGLILAKGGSEELYKKLNSAVFPGGQGGPLMHVIAGKAVALKEAMEPEFKTYQQQVAKNAKAMVEVFLERGYKVVSGGTDNHLFLVDLVDKNLTGKEADAALGRANITVNKNSVPNDPKSPFVTSGIRVGTPAITRRGFKEAEAKELAGWMCDVLDSINDEAVIERIKGKVLDICARYPVYA from the coding sequence ATGTTAAAGCGTGAAATGAACATTGCCGATTATGATGCCGAACTGTGGCAGGCTATGGAGCAGGAAAAAGTACGTCAGGAAGAGCACATCGAACTGATCGCCTCCGAAAACTACACCAGCCCGCGCGTAATGCAGGCGCAGGGTTCTCAGCTGACCAACAAATATGCTGAAGGTTATCCGGGCAAACGCTACTACGGCGGTTGCGAGTATGTTGATATCGTTGAACAACTGGCGATCGATCGTGCGAAAGAACTGTTCGGCGCTGACTACGCTAACGTCCAGCCGCACTCCGGCTCCCAGGCTAACTTTGCGGTCTACACCGCGCTGCTGGAACCAGGTGATACCGTTCTGGGTATGAACCTGGCGCATGGCGGTCACCTGACTCACGGTTCTCCGGTTAACTTCTCCGGTAAACTGTACAACATCGTTCCTTACGGTATCGATGCTACCGGTCATATCGACTACGCCGATCTGGAAAAACAAGCCAAAGAACACAAACCGAAAATGATTATCGGTGGCTTCTCTGCATATTCCGGCGTGGTGGACTGGGCGAAAATGCGTGAAATCGCTGACAGCATCGGTGCTTACCTGTTCGTTGATATGGCGCACGTTGCGGGCCTGGTTGCTGCTGGCGTCTACCCGAACCCAGTTCCTCATGCTCACGTTGTTACTACCACCACTCACAAAACCCTGGCGGGTCCGCGCGGCGGTCTGATCCTGGCGAAAGGTGGTAGCGAAGAGCTGTACAAAAAACTGAACTCTGCCGTTTTCCCTGGTGGTCAGGGCGGTCCGTTGATGCACGTAATCGCCGGTAAAGCGGTTGCTCTGAAAGAAGCGATGGAGCCTGAGTTCAAAACTTACCAGCAGCAGGTCGCTAAAAACGCTAAAGCGATGGTAGAAGTGTTCCTGGAACGCGGCTACAAAGTGGTTTCCGGCGGCACTGATAACCACCTGTTCCTGGTTGATCTGGTTGATAAAAACCTGACCGGTAAAGAAGCAGACGCCGCTCTGGGCCGTGCTAACATCACCGTCAACAAAAACAGCGTACCGAACGATCCGAAGAGCCCGTTTGTGACCTCCGGTATTCGCGTGGGTACCCCGGCGATTACGCGTCGCGGCTTCAAAGAAGCAGAAGCGAAAGAACTGGCTGGCTGGATGTGTGACGTGCTGGACAGCATCAATGATGAAGCCGTTATCGAGCGTATCAAAGGTAAAGTTCTCGACATCTGCGCACGTTACCCGGTTTACGCATAA
- the hmpA gene encoding NO-inducible flavohemoprotein, whose protein sequence is MLDAQTIATVKATIPLLVETGPKLTAHFYDRMFTHNPELKEIFNMSNQRNGDQREALFNAIAAYASNIENLPALLPAVEKIAQKHTSFQIKPEQYNIVGEHLLATLDEMFSPGQEVLNAWGKAYGVLANVFINREAEIYNENASKAGGWEGTRDFRIVAKTPRSALITSFELEPVDGGAVAEYRPGQYLGVWLKPEGFPHQEIRQYSLTRKPDGKGYRIAVKREEGGQVSNWLHNHANVGDVVKLVAPAGDFFMDVTNDTPVTLISAGVGQTPMLAMLDTLAKAGHTAQVNWFHAAENGDVHAFADEVKELGQSLPRFTAHTWYRQPSEADRAKCQFDSEGLMDLSKLEGAFSDPSMQFYLCGPVVFMQFAAKQLVDLGVKQENIHYECFGPHKVL, encoded by the coding sequence ATGCTTGACGCTCAAACCATCGCTACAGTAAAAGCCACCATCCCTTTACTGGTGGAAACGGGGCCAAAGTTAACCGCCCATTTCTACGACCGTATGTTTACTCATAACCCAGAACTCAAAGAAATTTTTAACATGAGTAACCAGCGTAATGGCGATCAACGTGAAGCCCTGTTTAACGCCATTGCCGCCTACGCCAGTAATATTGAAAACCTGCCTGCGCTGCTGCCAGCGGTAGAAAAAATCGCGCAGAAACACACCAGCTTCCAGATCAAACCGGAACAATACAACATCGTTGGCGAACACCTGTTGGCGACGCTGGACGAAATGTTCAGCCCGGGTCAGGAAGTGCTGAACGCGTGGGGGAAAGCCTATGGCGTGCTGGCAAATGTATTTATCAATCGCGAGGCGGAAATCTATAACGAAAACGCCAGCAAAGCCGGTGGCTGGGAAGGTACACGCGATTTCCGCATTGTGGCTAAAACGCCGCGCAGTGCGCTTATCACCAGCTTCGAACTGGAACCGGTCGACGGTGGCGCAGTGGCAGAATACCGTCCGGGGCAATATCTCGGTGTCTGGCTGAAACCGGAAGGTTTCCCGCATCAGGAAATTCGCCAATACTCTTTGACCCGCAAGCCGGATGGCAAAGGCTATCGTATTGCGGTGAAACGCGAAGAGGGTGGGCAGGTATCCAACTGGCTGCACAATCACGCCAATGTTGGCGATGTCGTGAAGCTGGTGGCTCCGGCGGGTGATTTCTTTATGGATGTGACAAACGACACACCGGTAACCTTAATCTCTGCCGGTGTCGGTCAAACGCCAATGCTGGCTATGCTCGATACGCTGGCAAAAGCAGGCCACACAGCACAAGTGAACTGGTTCCATGCGGCAGAAAATGGCGATGTTCACGCCTTTGCTGATGAAGTTAAGGAGCTGGGGCAATCACTGCCGCGCTTTACCGCACACACCTGGTATCGTCAGCCGAGTGAGGCCGATCGCGCGAAATGTCAGTTTGATAGCGAAGGTCTGATGGATTTGAGCAAACTGGAAGGTGCGTTCAGCGATCCGTCCATGCAGTTCTATCTCTGCGGTCCGGTGGTTTTCATGCAGTTTGCCGCGAAACAGTTAGTGGATCTGGGCGTGAAGCAGGAAAACATTCATTACGAATGCTTTGGCCCGCATAAGGTGCTGTGA
- a CDS encoding tetratricopeptide repeat protein yields MTPVKVWQERVEIPTYETGPQDIHPMFLENRVYQGSSGAVYPYGVTDTLNEQKTLKSWQAVWLENDYIKVMILPELGGRVHRAWDKVKQRDFVYHNEVIKPALVGLLGPWISGGIEFNWPQHHRPTTFMPVDFTIEAHEDGAQTVWVGETEPMHGLQVMTGFTLRPDRAALEIASRVYNGNATPRHFLWWANPAVKGGEGHQSVFPPDVTAVFDHGKRAVSAFPIATGTYYKVDYSAGVDISRYKNVPVPTSYMAEKSQYDFVGAWCHDEDGGLLHVANHHIAPGKKQWSWGHSEFGQAWDKSLTDNNGPYIELMTGIFADNQPDFTWLDAYEEKRFEQYFLPYHSLGMVQNASRDAVIKLQRSERGIEWGLYAISPLNGYRLAIREIGKREALLDDAVALTPATAIQGVLHGIDPDRMTIELSDADGNIVLSYQEHQPQELPLPDVAKAPLAAQGITSTDEAWFIGQHLEQYHHASRSPFDYYLRGVALDPLDYRCNLALAMLEYNRADFLQAVAYATQALKRAHALNKNPQCGQASLIRASAYERQGQYQQAEEDFWRAVWSGNSKAGGYYGLARLAARNGNFDAGLDFCQQSLRACPTNQQVLCLHNLLLVLSGRQDNARLQREKLLRDYPLNTTLWWLNWFDGRTESALTQWRGLCQGRDVNALMTAGQLINWGMPALAAEMLNALDCQRTLPLYLQASLLPKAERGELIAKAIDVFPKFVRFPNTLEEVAALESIEECWFARHLLACFHYNKCSYGKAIALWQRCVEMTPEFADGWRGLAIHAWNKQHDYEQAARYLDNAYQLAPQDARLLFERDLLDKLIGAAPEKRLARLENNLAIALKRDDMTAELLNLWHLTGQANKAADILATRKFHPWEGGEGKVTSQFILNQLLRAWQHLDAREPQQASELLHAALHYPENLSEGRLPGQTDNDIWFWQAVCAKAQGDEVEATCCLRLAATGDRTINIHSYYNDQPVDYLFWQGMALRLLGEKQTAQQLFTEMKQWAQEMAKTSIEADFFAVSQPDLLSLYGDLQQQHKEKCLMVAMLAAAGLGEIAQYESVRAELTAINPAWPKAALFTTVMPFIFNYVH; encoded by the coding sequence ATGACTCCAGTAAAAGTGTGGCAAGAGCGCGTTGAGATCCCGACCTATGAAACCGGGCCGCAGGATATACATCCCATGTTCCTGGAAAATCGCGTTTATCAGGGATCGTCCGGCGCGGTTTATCCCTACGGCGTGACCGATACGTTGAATGAGCAGAAAACCCTGAAATCCTGGCAGGCAGTGTGGCTGGAAAACGACTACATCAAAGTGATGATCCTGCCGGAGCTGGGCGGTCGGGTGCATCGCGCGTGGGATAAAGTGAAACAGCGCGATTTTGTCTATCACAATGAAGTCATTAAACCTGCGCTGGTGGGGCTGCTAGGGCCGTGGATTTCCGGCGGGATTGAGTTTAACTGGCCGCAACATCATCGCCCGACGACCTTTATGCCCGTCGATTTCACCATTGAAGCCCATGAAGACGGCGCACAGACTGTATGGGTTGGCGAAACGGAGCCGATGCACGGTCTACAGGTGATGACCGGCTTCACGCTGCGCCCTGACCGTGCGGCGCTGGAAATCGCCAGCCGCGTCTATAACGGCAACGCCACGCCGCGTCATTTCTTGTGGTGGGCCAACCCGGCAGTGAAAGGGGGGGAAGGGCATCAGAGCGTTTTCCCGCCCGATGTGACTGCGGTGTTTGATCACGGCAAACGGGCAGTGTCTGCTTTTCCCATCGCCACCGGCACCTACTACAAAGTGGACTACTCCGCCGGCGTGGACATTTCGCGTTATAAAAACGTGCCTGTTCCTACCTCATATATGGCAGAAAAATCGCAGTACGATTTTGTTGGTGCGTGGTGTCACGATGAAGATGGCGGTTTATTACACGTTGCCAACCACCACATTGCGCCGGGTAAAAAACAGTGGAGCTGGGGACACAGTGAATTTGGTCAGGCATGGGATAAGAGTCTGACCGACAATAACGGTCCGTATATCGAGCTGATGACCGGCATTTTTGCCGATAACCAGCCCGATTTTACCTGGCTTGATGCTTACGAAGAGAAGCGTTTTGAGCAGTATTTCCTGCCTTACCATTCTCTGGGCATGGTGCAAAACGCCTCCCGCGATGCGGTAATTAAATTACAGCGTAGCGAGCGGGGGATTGAGTGGGGGCTGTATGCCATCTCCCCGTTGAACGGATACCGACTGGCGATCCGTGAAATAGGCAAGCGCGAAGCGTTACTTGATGATGCCGTTGCCCTGACGCCAGCGACCGCCATCCAGGGTGTGTTGCACGGTATTGATCCGGACAGAATGACCATCGAACTTTCCGATGCGGATGGCAATATTGTACTGAGTTATCAGGAACATCAGCCACAAGAGTTGCCGCTGCCGGACGTCGCCAAAGCACCACTGGCAGCACAAGGCATTACCAGTACAGATGAAGCCTGGTTTATCGGTCAGCATCTGGAGCAATATCATCACGCCAGCCGTTCACCGTTCGATTACTACCTGCGCGGCGTGGCGCTGGACCCGCTGGATTATCGCTGTAACCTGGCGCTGGCGATGCTGGAATATAACCGTGCCGATTTCCTGCAAGCGGTGGCGTATGCCACTCAGGCGCTGAAACGCGCACATGCGCTGAACAAAAACCCGCAGTGTGGGCAAGCCAGTTTGATCCGCGCCAGTGCGTATGAGCGTCAGGGACAATATCAACAAGCCGAAGAGGATTTCTGGCGAGCGGTCTGGAGCGGCAACAGTAAAGCGGGGGGCTATTACGGTCTGGCACGGCTGGCGGCGCGTAATGGCAACTTCGATGCAGGGCTGGATTTTTGCCAACAAAGTCTGCGCGCCTGCCCAACCAATCAACAAGTGCTGTGCCTCCATAATCTGCTGCTGGTGTTAAGCGGTCGTCAGGACAATGCGCGTTTACAGCGTGAGAAACTGCTGCGCGATTACCCGCTGAACACCACCTTGTGGTGGCTGAACTGGTTCGATGGTCGTACCGAGTCTGCCCTCACGCAGTGGCGTGGTCTGTGTCAGGGGCGTGACGTTAACGCCCTGATGACCGCCGGGCAACTGATTAACTGGGGAATGCCCGCTCTGGCGGCAGAGATGCTGAACGCTCTGGACTGCCAGCGAACGCTGCCGCTTTATCTGCAAGCCAGTTTGTTGCCGAAAGCTGAGCGCGGCGAATTGATTGCGAAAGCCATTGACGTGTTCCCGAAGTTTGTTCGTTTCCCTAATACGCTGGAAGAAGTCGCGGCACTGGAGAGTATTGAAGAGTGCTGGTTCGCCCGTCATTTACTGGCCTGTTTCCACTACAACAAGTGCAGTTATGGCAAAGCGATAGCGTTATGGCAACGTTGCGTAGAGATGACGCCGGAGTTTGCCGACGGCTGGCGCGGGTTAGCGATCCATGCGTGGAATAAGCAGCATGATTATGAACAGGCCGCCCGTTATCTTGATAATGCTTATCAACTTGCGCCGCAGGATGCACGTCTGCTTTTCGAACGGGATTTGCTGGATAAGTTAATCGGAGCCGCACCGGAGAAACGGCTGGCGCGTCTGGAAAATAATCTGGCAATTGCCCTGAAACGCGACGACATGACCGCAGAACTGCTCAATTTGTGGCATCTCACCGGTCAGGCAAACAAAGCGGCGGACATTCTCGCCACGCGCAAATTCCACCCGTGGGAAGGCGGGGAAGGGAAGGTGACCAGTCAGTTTATCCTCAACCAGTTGTTACGCGCCTGGCAACATCTTGATGCCAGAGAGCCGCAGCAGGCCAGCGAACTGCTTCATGCCGCGCTGCATTATCCGGAGAATTTGAGCGAAGGCCGACTACCGGGGCAGACTGATAACGACATCTGGTTCTGGCAGGCAGTATGCGCCAAAGCACAGGGTGATGAAGTTGAGGCGACGTGTTGTTTACGCCTGGCGGCGACCGGCGATCGCACCATCAATATCCACAGTTATTACAACGATCAGCCAGTTGATTATCTCTTCTGGCAAGGGATGGCGCTGCGACTGCTGGGTGAAAAGCAAACTGCACAGCAACTGTTTACTGAAATGAAACAGTGGGCGCAAGAGATGGCGAAAACCAGTATCGAAGCGGATTTCTTCGCTGTTTCACAACCTGATTTATTGTCGCTGTATGGCGATTTACAACAGCAGCATAAAGAAAAATGCCTGATGGTGGCGATGCTGGCGGCAGCGGGATTAGGGGAGATTGCGCAATATGAATCTGTTCGCGCTGAATTGACGGCGATTAATCCGGCCTGGCCGAAAGCAGCATTATTCACTACCGTGATGCCTTTTATTTTTAACTACGTTCACTAA